A region of Nostoc sp. 'Peltigera membranacea cyanobiont' N6 DNA encodes the following proteins:
- a CDS encoding glycosyltransferase: MNHQPVDATTATSFLPMVSVVVPIYNGEADLPELINCLLSQTYPKERVEYLLVDNNSSDRTLSILETSAENCPIKIRPLSENQIQSSYAARNTGIRAATGEIIVFTDADCRPQPQWLDALIQPFVNKEVVIVAGEILALPGKTLLEQHADREETLSQKHTLNHAFRPYGQTANLAIRRTALEKAGLFRPYLTTGGDADICWRILGENIGRLEFAPNAIVQHRHRTTLKELQSQWRRYGRSNRYLHELHGVDLMRDMTPKEYGYRLVRWLLKEVPRDIKKALAQPNPGIAGQATLVDLLNTPIGLFTARARTAGQRDAKLPENAKIIDRL; this comes from the coding sequence ATGAATCATCAGCCAGTTGATGCAACCACCGCCACCAGTTTTTTACCAATGGTGTCGGTGGTTGTTCCTATTTATAACGGTGAGGCAGATTTACCAGAATTAATCAATTGTCTGTTGTCTCAAACTTACCCAAAAGAGCGGGTAGAGTACTTGTTGGTGGACAATAACAGTAGCGATCGCACTCTCAGTATCCTCGAAACATCTGCCGAAAACTGCCCAATTAAAATTCGCCCCTTGAGCGAAAACCAAATTCAAAGCTCTTATGCTGCTCGAAATACTGGGATTCGCGCCGCTACGGGTGAAATTATCGTTTTTACCGATGCAGATTGTCGCCCACAACCGCAATGGCTAGATGCATTAATTCAGCCTTTTGTCAACAAAGAAGTGGTAATTGTCGCTGGGGAAATTTTGGCATTACCAGGCAAAACTCTGCTAGAACAACACGCAGACCGTGAAGAAACTTTGTCGCAAAAGCATACCCTTAACCATGCCTTTCGTCCCTATGGACAAACGGCTAATTTGGCGATTCGACGCACTGCTTTAGAAAAAGCGGGTTTATTTCGTCCTTATCTTACCACTGGTGGCGATGCCGATATTTGCTGGCGGATTTTGGGGGAAAACATCGGGCGTTTAGAATTTGCCCCAAATGCGATCGTTCAGCACCGCCATCGCACCACACTCAAAGAACTGCAAAGTCAATGGCGACGTTATGGACGCTCAAATCGCTATCTGCACGAATTACACGGTGTAGATTTGATGCGAGATATGACACCCAAAGAATACGGCTATCGTTTGGTACGTTGGTTATTGAAGGAAGTACCAAGGGATATTAAAAAGGCGTTGGCACAGCCTAACCCAGGCATCGCAGGTCAAGCCACCCTTGTAGATTTATTAAATACCCCCATTGGTTTGTTCACAGCGAGGGCGCGGACAGCTGGGCAAAGAGATGCCAAGCTGCCAGAGAATGCCAAGATAATCGATCGGCTGTAA
- a CDS encoding NB-ARC domain-containing protein: MTVEEAIAIVERLLKRGRLTRAQEIVFRYSWEGKTYLEMAGEVTYDPGHIKDVGSQLWRSLSQALNEKVTKNNLHGVLSRTAQKHNGVNTSPTFTPRIDWGEAIDVSQFYGRTAELETLSQWIVSDCTRLVVLLGMGGMGKTALSVKLVEQLQGEFEYVIWRSLRHAPFFHDKLTDCIKILSNQQAIALPADPHEQITCLIESFRKSRCLLILDNFDTLLQHGKQTGCYREGYESYGELLWRLGETRHQSCVLLTSREKPAQVAALEGDGLPVRTLALSGLEIAAGETILSLKGLLSTDHETRQLIDCYRGNPLALKIAATSIRDLYEGSIVRFFAEGTTVFNGISNLIDRQFQRLSVLEQQVMYWLAIHRESVSVAELQTNLAAPVSKPKLIEVLESLCWRSLIESNTGGFTQQPVVMEYVTDCLIEQVCQEIVTESPRYLLSHALMKAQAKDYIRDSQIHLIVRPILERLQVTLGSTRQLEHKLGRLINKLQDEAIDTVGYGGGNLLNLLAQLETNLTGYDFSRLNIRQADLRRRSPTQAALNLHQVNFTQTTFRECAFAATFGGITSVVFSPDGCCLATSDTNGEIYIWDANNGKQLFSCKEHNSWVWSLAFSPVYPVLASCGQDYTIKLWDTTTGKYLKTLHGHTSIVIALAFSPDGQILASASDDRTVKLWDLTTAECVQTLEGHDKCVWSVAFHPTGKTLATSGEDNTIKLWNLETGCCVQTLQGHQHWVKAIAFSPGGERLVSGSFDRTVKLWDLRTGVWMCVMTLLGHTGFVTSVAFNPKGDRVASSSYDQTVKIWDIHTEKCLDTLKGHTNRIWSIAFHPQGHLIASGGDDHAARIWEVSTGQCTKTIQGYRNAIYALALSATGIAHSCQQNLLASGHEDQTIKLWDVNLNALQQLKLGLQPFRVLHGHSNRVFCVAFSPNGQFLASGSADRTIKLWSPHTGKCLNTLHGHGSWIWAVAFSPDNNLLASASHDHTIKIWDVHSGECWQTLQGHPGSVLAIAFSPDGKTLFSSGHEKIVKRWDVETGKCLNTWEADSNRVWAIAVSPDGQYIATAGDEQIVKLWDIHTGSCQRVFQGHTGQIVCILFTADGSRMISSSSDRTIKIWHLATGDCLATLDNHQNWVWSLSLSHNDRILLSGSQDETINCWDLTTGECWTTLRPARPYEGTIITEVKGLTEAEMSTLKALGAIEVNSDCSMTVNFR, from the coding sequence ATGACGGTTGAAGAAGCGATCGCAATCGTTGAGCGATTATTGAAACGGGGACGCTTAACGAGAGCGCAAGAGATTGTATTTCGCTACTCCTGGGAAGGGAAAACTTACCTAGAAATGGCGGGAGAAGTCACTTATGACCCAGGTCACATCAAAGATGTTGGTTCGCAACTATGGCGATCGCTATCTCAAGCTTTAAATGAAAAAGTTACCAAGAATAATCTGCACGGAGTCCTAAGCCGAACCGCACAGAAGCACAATGGTGTAAACACCTCCCCAACTTTCACACCTCGCATCGATTGGGGAGAGGCGATCGATGTTTCCCAATTCTATGGACGTACTGCTGAATTAGAAACCCTCAGCCAATGGATTGTCAGCGATTGCACTCGTCTAGTGGTACTGCTAGGTATGGGTGGTATGGGTAAAACCGCGCTCTCGGTAAAGTTGGTAGAACAATTACAGGGAGAATTTGAATATGTGATTTGGCGATCGCTCCGACACGCACCTTTTTTTCATGACAAACTGACGGACTGCATCAAAATTCTTTCCAATCAACAGGCGATCGCATTACCTGCTGACCCTCACGAGCAAATCACCTGTTTAATTGAGTCCTTTCGTAAATCTCGCTGTTTGCTGATTTTAGATAACTTTGATACTCTGTTGCAGCATGGTAAACAGACAGGCTGTTACCGAGAAGGCTATGAATCCTACGGTGAACTTTTGTGGCGATTAGGAGAAACTCGGCATCAAAGCTGTGTTCTACTCACGAGTCGGGAAAAACCTGCTCAAGTTGCGGCTTTGGAAGGTGATGGTTTACCAGTTCGTACCCTTGCTCTCTCAGGATTAGAAATCGCAGCCGGAGAAACAATTCTCTCCCTCAAAGGGCTATTAAGTACAGACCACGAAACCCGCCAACTAATTGACTGTTACCGTGGTAATCCCCTAGCGTTGAAAATTGCTGCAACTTCAATTCGAGACTTGTATGAAGGTAGCATTGTCCGCTTTTTTGCCGAAGGGACAACGGTATTTAATGGAATTAGCAATCTCATCGATCGGCAATTCCAACGACTCTCTGTCTTGGAGCAACAAGTCATGTACTGGCTGGCGATTCACCGGGAAAGCGTTTCTGTGGCAGAATTGCAAACCAATCTTGCAGCACCAGTGTCTAAACCTAAGTTAATAGAAGTGTTGGAGTCTTTATGCTGGCGTAGCTTGATTGAAAGCAACACTGGGGGATTTACACAGCAACCTGTGGTGATGGAATATGTGACAGACTGTTTGATTGAGCAAGTCTGTCAGGAAATTGTCACGGAATCGCCGCGATATCTGCTGAGTCATGCCTTGATGAAAGCTCAGGCAAAGGACTATATCCGCGATAGTCAAATTCACCTGATTGTGCGGCCTATCCTGGAGCGACTGCAAGTAACCCTTGGCTCTACTCGTCAGCTTGAGCATAAACTTGGCAGACTAATTAATAAATTGCAAGATGAAGCTATAGATACAGTTGGGTATGGTGGTGGCAACCTGCTGAATTTGTTGGCTCAATTAGAAACCAATTTGACTGGGTATGATTTTTCCCGTCTCAACATTCGTCAAGCAGATTTGCGGAGGCGCAGCCCAACCCAGGCAGCGCTCAACTTACATCAAGTTAACTTTACCCAAACAACATTTCGAGAGTGTGCATTTGCTGCAACCTTTGGCGGTATTACTAGCGTTGTCTTTAGTCCAGATGGATGTTGTCTTGCTACCAGTGATACCAACGGTGAAATTTATATTTGGGATGCCAACAACGGCAAACAACTCTTTAGCTGTAAAGAACACAACAGTTGGGTATGGAGTCTTGCCTTTAGCCCTGTGTATCCCGTCTTAGCGAGTTGCGGTCAAGATTACACTATCAAACTTTGGGACACTACCACAGGAAAATATCTGAAAACGCTGCATGGACACACCAGCATCGTCATAGCCCTGGCTTTTAGTCCTGATGGACAAATTCTGGCCAGTGCTAGCGACGATCGCACGGTTAAACTCTGGGATCTGACAACAGCAGAATGCGTGCAAACTCTAGAAGGACATGACAAGTGTGTGTGGAGTGTCGCCTTTCATCCCACAGGAAAAACCCTAGCAACATCTGGTGAAGATAACACAATTAAGTTGTGGAATCTAGAAACTGGGTGCTGCGTACAAACTCTTCAGGGACATCAGCATTGGGTAAAAGCGATCGCTTTTAGTCCAGGAGGGGAAAGGTTAGTTAGTGGCAGTTTCGATCGAACGGTGAAACTTTGGGATCTGCGGACTGGGGTGTGGATGTGTGTGATGACGTTGCTAGGACATACAGGATTTGTCACATCAGTAGCATTTAACCCCAAAGGGGATCGAGTAGCAAGTAGCAGCTATGACCAAACTGTGAAGATTTGGGATATACATACCGAAAAATGTCTAGATACCCTAAAAGGGCATACAAACCGGATTTGGTCAATTGCTTTTCATCCCCAAGGACACTTAATCGCTAGCGGTGGAGATGACCATGCAGCTAGAATCTGGGAAGTTTCGACTGGACAGTGTACCAAAACCATACAAGGATATAGAAATGCGATTTATGCGTTAGCATTGTCCGCCACAGGCATCGCCCACAGTTGCCAGCAAAATCTTCTTGCTAGCGGACATGAAGACCAGACAATCAAACTCTGGGATGTCAACCTCAATGCCCTGCAACAGTTAAAGCTTGGCCTCCAGCCTTTTCGTGTACTCCACGGACACAGCAATCGGGTCTTCTGTGTTGCATTTAGTCCCAACGGACAATTTCTCGCCAGTGGCAGCGCCGACCGGACTATTAAACTTTGGAGTCCCCATACAGGAAAATGTCTGAATACTTTGCACGGTCACGGGAGTTGGATCTGGGCAGTTGCTTTCAGTCCAGACAATAACTTACTTGCTAGTGCCAGCCACGACCATACAATCAAGATTTGGGATGTGCATTCTGGCGAATGTTGGCAAACATTGCAGGGGCATCCTGGATCTGTGCTAGCGATCGCTTTTAGCCCTGACGGCAAAACTCTATTCAGTAGCGGTCATGAAAAGATAGTTAAACGGTGGGATGTTGAAACAGGAAAATGTCTAAATACTTGGGAGGCAGACTCAAACCGCGTTTGGGCAATTGCCGTCAGTCCAGATGGTCAATACATCGCCACTGCTGGGGATGAACAGATAGTAAAATTGTGGGATATTCACACTGGAAGTTGTCAGCGAGTATTCCAGGGACATACTGGCCAAATTGTTTGTATCCTCTTCACCGCCGATGGCAGCCGAATGATTAGCAGTAGTAGCGATCGCACCATCAAAATTTGGCATCTAGCTACTGGAGACTGCCTTGCGACACTAGACAATCATCAAAATTGGGTATGGTCGCTCAGTTTGAGCCACAACGATCGAATTCTCCTCAGTGGTAGCCAGGATGAAACAATCAATTGCTGGGATCTTACTACAGGGGAATGCTGGACAACTTTACGGCCAGCCCGTCCTTATGAAGGCACAATTATTACAGAAGTTAAAGGGTTGACTGAGGCAGAGATGTCAACTTTAAAAGCTTTGGGGGCGATAGAGGTGAATTCAGATTGTTCAATGACTGTCAACTTTCGCTAA
- a CDS encoding NAD(P)H-quinone oxidoreductase subunit M, whose translation MDNPMLLKSTTRHVRIFAGEIDRDGDLVPSQQVLTLDIDPDNEFNWNEDALQKVYRKFDELVEASSGEDLTDYNLRRVGSDLEHYLRSLLQLGEISYNLSARVTNYSMGVPQVAIDNKQTA comes from the coding sequence ATGGATAACCCGATGCTGCTCAAGTCCACAACCCGGCATGTCCGCATTTTTGCAGGCGAAATTGACCGGGATGGCGATCTAGTTCCCAGTCAACAGGTCTTAACGTTAGATATTGACCCAGATAACGAATTTAACTGGAATGAAGATGCGCTGCAAAAAGTTTATCGAAAATTTGATGAACTAGTAGAAGCATCTAGTGGCGAAGACCTCACGGACTATAACTTGCGCCGTGTGGGGTCAGATTTAGAGCATTATTTGCGATCGCTCCTGCAACTCGGCGAAATCAGCTACAATCTCTCTGCCCGCGTTACCAACTACAGTATGGGAGTTCCTCAAGTTGCAATTGACAACAAGCAAACTGCCTGA
- a CDS encoding Npun_R1517 family heterocyst differentiation transcriptional regulator, translating to MNSKALPRQINNLEVGVYECEIHLKFRLIEEKSLLSDREQLLQVLLDALTEGSDDFLETLQASVKAQEVSEFKASPQMRRQLMRLRNAAENPPT from the coding sequence ATGAACTCCAAAGCATTACCACGCCAGATAAATAATCTCGAAGTAGGTGTTTATGAGTGCGAAATCCATCTTAAATTCCGGTTGATTGAGGAAAAGAGTCTATTGAGCGATCGCGAGCAACTCTTACAGGTGCTACTTGATGCTTTAACTGAAGGTTCTGATGACTTTCTAGAGACGCTACAAGCGTCCGTTAAAGCCCAAGAAGTGTCTGAGTTTAAAGCTTCACCTCAAATGCGTCGTCAGCTTATGCGCTTGCGTAATGCTGCTGAAAATCCCCCAACTTGA
- a CDS encoding YdcF family protein has protein sequence MKRKFTIKSLISIKKKITNLWQLLRKLTGVLYFVLGSWLIFTTITLVFASSQPVDAFFVLGGSIRRETYVAQLAKQYPQTPILISHGSPDPCIWLIFQPELAELQNVWLEKCANSTFENFYYGIPILRRWGVHKVMLITSPSHLPRALWMAQILLGAHGIWVEPQIVEELGVPGNNESWRKTGLDLTRSLLWAILSQIIQPQCSNVTRLSEVDMQAWEHKGFHCEHQGGLRR, from the coding sequence ATGAAACGTAAATTTACCATCAAATCGTTAATTTCTATTAAAAAAAAAATTACTAATCTGTGGCAATTGTTACGAAAACTAACTGGCGTATTGTACTTTGTTTTGGGCAGTTGGCTGATTTTTACTACTATAACCTTAGTTTTTGCTTCTTCACAGCCAGTAGATGCCTTCTTTGTGCTTGGTGGCAGTATTCGTCGAGAAACTTATGTTGCCCAATTAGCCAAACAATACCCGCAAACCCCAATTTTAATTTCTCATGGTTCCCCAGATCCTTGTATATGGTTAATTTTTCAGCCGGAATTAGCAGAGTTACAAAACGTTTGGTTAGAAAAGTGCGCGAATTCTACTTTTGAAAATTTTTATTATGGTATCCCGATTCTCCGGCGTTGGGGAGTGCATAAAGTCATGTTGATTACTTCGCCAAGTCACTTACCCAGAGCCTTATGGATGGCACAGATTCTCTTGGGCGCTCATGGTATTTGGGTAGAGCCACAGATTGTTGAGGAGTTGGGTGTTCCTGGTAATAATGAATCTTGGCGCAAAACTGGATTAGATTTAACCCGCAGCCTGTTGTGGGCGATTTTAAGTCAAATTATTCAACCACAATGCTCAAATGTGACAAGACTTTCCGAAGTAGATATGCAAGCTTGGGAGCATAAAGGTTTTCATTGCGAACACCAAGGGGGGTTGAGGAGATAA
- the ctpB gene encoding carboxyl-terminal processing protease CtpB — protein MNQSAKSYSPLQVALIGGAIATTATMSVFGPAWTRDVRAALALQDSPKVIVDQVWQLVNHEYVDGKFNQQDWQATRQSLLSKDYSSREEAYTAIREALQKLGDPYTRFMDPKQFEALTSQTSGEVSGIGVRMEVNEKTQRLTVVEAIENSPALKAGIKAGDEILAIDGKSTLKMKVDDASKLIRGKAGSPIKLKLGRAGQNAFELKLTRASIEVPTVRYTLRQEGNRRVGYIRLREFSAHAADQMQRAIRDLNSKKVDSYVLDLRGNPGGLLQASIEIARMWYDNGGIVKTVDRVGGTEETKANRTALTNRPLAVLVDGNSASASEILTGALKDNKRAVVVGGQTFGKALVQSVHELADGSGLAVTIAHYYTPAGTDINHKGIAPDIKLDLTEAQERQLASNPDLIGTKSDPQYARAIAILSNNNFAQPPANQPTRPMSRADSLKF, from the coding sequence ATGAACCAATCTGCGAAAAGTTACTCACCGCTCCAAGTAGCCTTGATTGGTGGAGCGATCGCCACAACTGCTACGATGTCTGTGTTCGGCCCTGCTTGGACTCGTGATGTCCGTGCCGCTCTAGCCCTACAAGACAGCCCGAAAGTGATAGTTGACCAAGTGTGGCAACTGGTGAATCATGAGTATGTTGATGGCAAATTTAATCAACAAGATTGGCAAGCAACCAGGCAAAGCCTGTTGAGCAAAGACTATTCTTCGCGGGAAGAAGCATACACTGCCATCCGCGAAGCTTTACAAAAGTTGGGAGATCCTTACACTCGATTCATGGATCCCAAACAGTTTGAAGCCTTAACTAGCCAAACATCTGGTGAAGTCTCTGGTATTGGCGTTCGGATGGAAGTCAACGAAAAAACTCAGCGCCTCACTGTCGTTGAAGCCATAGAAAATTCTCCAGCACTGAAAGCTGGGATCAAAGCAGGCGATGAAATTTTGGCAATTGACGGCAAATCCACTCTCAAGATGAAAGTGGATGACGCTTCCAAGTTAATTCGCGGAAAAGCGGGTAGTCCCATCAAGCTAAAGCTGGGACGAGCTGGACAAAATGCCTTTGAATTGAAGCTAACCAGAGCAAGTATTGAAGTACCAACGGTACGTTATACCCTTAGACAAGAAGGAAATCGCCGCGTTGGTTATATCCGTTTGCGAGAATTTAGCGCCCACGCCGCAGATCAAATGCAACGAGCTATCCGCGATTTGAACAGTAAGAAAGTTGATTCTTATGTCTTAGATTTGCGGGGAAATCCTGGCGGGTTGTTACAAGCGAGCATTGAAATTGCTCGCATGTGGTACGATAACGGCGGAATTGTCAAGACAGTAGACCGTGTAGGCGGCACTGAAGAAACTAAAGCCAATCGCACTGCTTTAACAAATCGTCCCTTAGCAGTCTTAGTAGATGGGAATTCAGCTAGTGCTAGCGAAATCCTCACAGGGGCACTCAAGGATAATAAGCGGGCAGTAGTCGTAGGTGGTCAAACTTTTGGTAAAGCACTAGTGCAGTCAGTTCACGAACTTGCAGATGGTTCCGGCTTGGCTGTCACCATTGCCCATTACTACACCCCGGCGGGAACAGATATTAACCATAAAGGGATTGCCCCAGATATCAAGCTAGACTTGACAGAGGCACAAGAGCGGCAATTAGCTTCTAATCCAGATTTAATCGGAACTAAGAGCGATCCGCAATATGCTCGAGCGATCGCAATTTTATCAAATAATAACTTTGCCCAGCCGCCAGCAAATCAGCCCACTCGCCCTATGAGCCGCGCCGATAGCTTGAAATTTTAG
- a CDS encoding lipase family protein, translated as MPSLTDTNQSTDRIIISQLDINTYPKGFDAQMARKLAELTQYAYNQFDLFELKNNSQIFNLKEPFILHTEFAENGVPFGYVASEDGTDNIYVIFRGTRGFLEWFKDVNIQLVSFKDSTNRNHEIVEIKDTIAEGILQENQGSVIIPNIDNNFGFVTAGFRGIYVSLRKKLIDALNEKWKKSQNAKVFVTGHSLGGALATLAIPDILKNTQFTNPENVVLYTFASPRCGDRQFAASFEALKVQHWRIANTEDFVTMLPFPTGNVIKPAPSNEAPEAELGIGGVAGVDKNPNPVFGFFKAMYDRNKRRMPDYVHTGTPTYFTIHEAALEKHHNLNEVYMIGISQTPILVTDSVAKKAVETIKDKVADE; from the coding sequence ATGCCATCTTTAACTGATACAAACCAGTCAACAGACAGAATAATTATTTCTCAACTGGATATCAATACCTACCCTAAAGGTTTTGATGCTCAAATGGCTCGAAAATTGGCAGAGCTAACGCAGTATGCATATAATCAGTTCGATTTATTTGAACTAAAAAATAACTCACAAATATTTAACCTTAAGGAGCCATTTATACTACACACTGAATTTGCAGAAAATGGTGTTCCCTTTGGATATGTTGCCTCTGAAGATGGTACTGACAATATATATGTAATATTTCGTGGAACTAGAGGCTTTCTTGAATGGTTTAAAGATGTAAATATTCAGCTTGTTTCTTTCAAAGATAGTACTAATAGAAATCATGAAATAGTGGAGATAAAAGATACAATTGCAGAAGGGATTTTACAGGAAAATCAAGGTTCAGTTATTATCCCCAATATTGATAATAATTTTGGGTTTGTAACAGCAGGTTTTAGAGGAATTTATGTAAGTTTACGGAAGAAACTTATTGATGCACTTAATGAAAAGTGGAAGAAGTCGCAGAATGCTAAAGTATTTGTCACGGGACACAGTTTAGGTGGAGCATTAGCAACATTAGCAATTCCAGATATTCTGAAAAACACCCAATTTACAAATCCTGAAAACGTTGTACTGTACACCTTTGCTAGTCCTCGATGCGGGGATAGACAATTTGCAGCTAGTTTTGAAGCTTTAAAGGTTCAGCACTGGCGAATTGCAAACACGGAAGATTTTGTAACTATGCTGCCATTTCCAACGGGAAATGTTATAAAACCAGCACCATCTAATGAAGCGCCAGAAGCTGAACTTGGAATTGGTGGAGTAGCTGGAGTAGACAAAAATCCAAATCCAGTTTTTGGCTTCTTTAAAGCAATGTACGATCGCAATAAAAGAAGGATGCCGGATTATGTGCATACTGGTACGCCCACTTACTTTACCATTCATGAGGCTGCTTTAGAGAAGCATCATAACCTCAATGAGGTCTACATGATTGGAATTTCACAAACCCCTATTCTTGTAACAGATAGCGTGGCTAAGAAAGCCGTAGAAACAATTAAAGACAAGGTTGCTGATGAGTAA
- a CDS encoding response regulator transcription factor, which produces MSAQLLLVDDEPGIREAVKDYLQESGFSVQVASNALEGWEWMQMNTPDLVISDVMMPQVDGYQFLKQLREDPRFQALPVVFLTAKGMTGDRIQGYHAGVDAYLPKPFDPDELVAIVENLLARRAAKAASTGDDAETPDLAELANQIAQIKALLTQRNAISQSPAPFKIDLTPREQSVLNLVAEGLMNKEIARRLETSVRNVEKYVSRLFSKTGTNSRTELVRFALEHGLAK; this is translated from the coding sequence ATGTCAGCACAATTGTTACTGGTAGATGATGAACCAGGGATACGGGAAGCCGTGAAAGACTATTTGCAAGAGAGCGGTTTCAGCGTTCAAGTCGCCAGTAACGCCCTTGAAGGTTGGGAATGGATGCAGATGAATACACCTGACTTAGTAATTTCCGATGTGATGATGCCCCAGGTGGATGGCTATCAGTTCCTCAAACAACTGCGAGAAGACCCCCGCTTCCAGGCACTCCCAGTAGTATTTTTAACTGCTAAAGGGATGACAGGCGATCGCATCCAAGGCTATCACGCTGGTGTTGATGCCTATCTACCCAAACCCTTCGATCCAGACGAGTTAGTGGCTATAGTCGAAAATTTGCTAGCCCGCCGCGCCGCTAAGGCCGCAAGTACGGGAGATGATGCTGAAACCCCCGATCTCGCTGAACTAGCTAATCAGATTGCCCAAATTAAGGCATTATTAACTCAAAGAAATGCTATTTCCCAATCGCCAGCCCCTTTTAAAATTGATTTGACACCGAGAGAACAAAGTGTTTTAAATTTGGTCGCTGAAGGGTTGATGAACAAAGAAATCGCCCGTCGTTTAGAAACCAGCGTCCGCAATGTCGAAAAATACGTCAGTCGTTTGTTTAGCAAAACTGGCACTAATAGCCGTACAGAGTTAGTTCGTTTTGCTCTAGAACACGGTTTGGCTAAATAG